A genomic segment from Mucilaginibacter terrenus encodes:
- a CDS encoding SDR family oxidoreductase: MKTALITGANKSIGFEAAKQLLQQGYYVYLGSRDLQKGAGAVSQLQAEGLTSVEPIEIDVDSAESINAARVTLGQKTQVLDVLINNAGISGGLPQPSLETDISIYKEVFETNFFGAIAVTQAFLDLMKPAAEPRIVNVTSGLGSLTMQTTPTWKYFMVKPTAYVASKAALNAFTIVLAHELRDTAFKVNAVDPGYTATDFNHHSGPGTVPDAAARVVKAATLAQDGPTGQFYSDDNAPETGISPW, translated from the coding sequence ATGAAAACAGCATTAATAACAGGAGCAAACAAAAGCATAGGCTTTGAAGCCGCAAAGCAATTACTACAACAAGGCTATTACGTGTACCTGGGCAGCCGCGACCTTCAGAAGGGCGCAGGGGCAGTAAGCCAGTTGCAGGCAGAGGGGTTAACATCAGTAGAACCCATAGAGATAGACGTAGACAGCGCGGAGTCGATAAACGCGGCACGCGTGACGCTGGGGCAGAAAACCCAGGTATTGGATGTACTGATAAACAATGCAGGCATAAGCGGCGGATTGCCACAGCCATCGTTAGAGACAGACATCAGCATATATAAAGAGGTATTTGAGACCAACTTTTTTGGCGCCATAGCCGTAACCCAGGCGTTTCTGGACCTGATGAAACCAGCGGCGGAGCCCCGGATAGTAAACGTAACATCGGGCCTTGGCTCACTCACCATGCAAACCACCCCAACCTGGAAATACTTTATGGTGAAGCCTACGGCTTATGTAGCATCTAAAGCGGCATTGAATGCCTTTACCATTGTGCTTGCTCACGAACTGCGCGACACCGCCTTTAAAGTAAACGCTGTTGACCCGGGCTACACCGCTACCGACTTTAACCACCACAGCGGCCCCGGCACCGTGCCTGACGCTGCCGCGCGTGTTGTAAAAGCAGCTACGTTAGCACAAGACGGGCCAACCGGCCAGTTCTACAGCGATGATAACGCTCCGGAAACAGGCATTAGCCCCTGGTAA